One region of Salvia miltiorrhiza cultivar Shanhuang (shh) chromosome 3, IMPLAD_Smil_shh, whole genome shotgun sequence genomic DNA includes:
- the LOC131018704 gene encoding uncharacterized protein LOC131018704, whose protein sequence is MLTELDEWRNEAYESSRIYKERAKKFHDLSIRTKEFKPGHEVLLYDSKLRLFPGKLQSRWRGPYVVHKSRWNGTYELLASNGSTFTVNGHRLKPYFKEELDRDVEVVNFVDP, encoded by the coding sequence ATGTTGACGGAgttggatgagtggaggaatgaaGCTTACGAGAGTTCTCGTATCTACAAGGAAAGGGCGAAGAagttccatgatttgagcatcCGCACAAAGGAATTCAAGCCGGGACATGAGGTACTCTTGTATGATTCTAAGCTTAGACtatttcctggcaagctgcagtcAAGATGGAGAGGTCCTTACGTGGTTCACAAGAGCAGATGGAATGGGACATATGAGTTGCTTGCGTCGAATGGGTCTACTTTCACTGTTAATGGCCATCGCCTCAAACCGTACTTCAAAGAAGAGTTGGACCGCGACGTGGAAGTGGTCAACTTTGTTGATCCGTGA